The Brasilonema sennae CENA114 genome includes a region encoding these proteins:
- a CDS encoding diflavin flavoprotein, producing the protein MNNPNPRDVQVLPIATNTTVLRARSWTRLRFEIEYALAKGTTSNCYLIEGDKTAIIDPPPETFTQIFLDALQQSLELKHLNYVILGHFNPNRIATLKALLELAPQLTFVCSLPSAANLSATFPNHKLNIMTMRGKETLDLGKGHVLRCLPIPSPRWPGGLCTYDQQTQILYTNKLFGAHICGEEVFDEDWGILKEDQRYYFDCLMAPHATHVQAALEKISELQIRMLGTLHGPLVRYGLVELTQAYQQWSHSQTAREITVALLYASAYGNTATLAQAIALGLTKGGVAVESINCEFASPEEIRAAFDKAEGFIIGSPTIGGNAPTPIHTALGTVLASGDNSKLAGIFGSYGWSGEAFDFIEGKLRDAGYRFGFETMKVKFKPSDVLLKQCEETGTDFAQALRKAKKVRMTQTAATPVEQAVGRIVGSICVVTAKLGEVSTGMMGSWISQATFNPPGITVAIAKERAIESLMYPGGKFVLNVLPEGHQQEYMKHFRKSFAPGEDRFANFSTKVADNGCIVLTDSSAYLECSVNKRMECGDHWVVYATVDNGKLLKADAVTAVHHRKAGNHY; encoded by the coding sequence ATGAATAATCCCAATCCCCGCGACGTACAAGTTCTACCAATCGCTACAAACACGACAGTACTAAGGGCACGTAGTTGGACACGTCTACGGTTTGAAATTGAATACGCACTAGCAAAAGGTACCACCTCGAATTGCTATTTAATAGAGGGTGATAAAACTGCAATTATTGACCCACCCCCAGAAACTTTCACACAAATTTTTCTAGACGCATTACAGCAGTCTCTTGAACTGAAACACTTAAATTACGTTATTCTAGGTCACTTTAATCCTAACCGAATCGCAACTCTTAAAGCTCTGTTAGAACTAGCACCACAACTGACTTTTGTTTGTTCGCTTCCTAGTGCTGCCAATTTGAGTGCAACTTTCCCCAATCACAAATTGAACATCATGACGATGCGGGGGAAAGAAACTCTGGATTTAGGTAAGGGTCATGTTTTGCGCTGTCTCCCCATTCCCAGCCCTCGTTGGCCTGGAGGTCTTTGTACTTATGACCAGCAAACTCAGATACTGTACACTAATAAGCTATTTGGTGCTCATATCTGTGGTGAAGAAGTCTTTGATGAAGATTGGGGCATTTTAAAAGAAGACCAGCGCTACTATTTTGATTGCTTGATGGCTCCTCATGCAACTCATGTACAAGCAGCCCTAGAGAAAATATCAGAACTACAAATCAGAATGTTGGGTACCCTTCACGGTCCTTTGGTACGCTATGGCCTAGTGGAACTTACCCAAGCCTATCAGCAATGGAGCCATTCTCAAACTGCTCGCGAAATTACCGTTGCTTTACTTTATGCTTCGGCGTATGGAAATACAGCAACTTTGGCGCAGGCGATCGCCCTTGGTTTAACAAAAGGAGGAGTCGCTGTAGAATCCATCAACTGTGAGTTTGCTTCACCTGAAGAGATTCGTGCAGCTTTTGACAAAGCTGAGGGCTTTATCATCGGTTCTCCTACCATTGGTGGTAACGCACCAACTCCCATTCACACTGCTTTAGGTACTGTGCTAGCCAGCGGTGACAATAGCAAGCTTGCTGGGATATTTGGTTCTTATGGATGGAGTGGCGAAGCTTTCGACTTCATTGAAGGTAAACTCCGTGATGCGGGATATCGGTTTGGGTTTGAAACTATGAAAGTCAAGTTTAAACCCTCAGATGTCCTGCTTAAACAGTGTGAAGAAACAGGTACAGACTTTGCCCAAGCCCTGAGAAAAGCCAAAAAAGTGCGTATGACTCAAACTGCAGCGACTCCTGTTGAACAAGCTGTTGGTCGGATTGTAGGATCAATTTGCGTTGTGACAGCAAAGCTTGGAGAAGTTTCTACTGGAATGATGGGGTCTTGGATTTCTCAAGCCACCTTTAACCCACCAGGTATTACTGTTGCTATCGCCAAAGAACGGGCAATTGAATCCCTGATGTATCCTGGCGGTAAATTTGTCTTGAATGTTTTACCTGAAGGTCATCAGCAAGAATACATGAAACACTTCCGCAAATCTTTTGCGCCTGGAGAAGACAGATTTGCAAATTTCTCCACAAAAGTTGCTGATAACGGCTGCATTGTTCTCACTGATTCCTCAGCATATCTTGAATGTTCTGTCAACAAACGCATGGAATGCGGTGATCATTGGGTTGTGTATGCAACTGTCGATAATGGTAAACTACTTAAAGCCGATGCAGTGACAGCCGTTCACCATCGCAAAGCAGGCAATCATTATTAG